A genomic window from Candidatus Thiocaldithrix dubininis includes:
- a CDS encoding glucan biosynthesis protein yields MKSIFYVITWLCLIYIGGYQAPLRAEDTGCFSYVKQLAEQRSAQAFVKTPMMQVDTGRITYDHYQHIKFRHNKTFWRAENLPFQLEFMHPGMHYIQPIELFTWENGQAHPIKFSKDYYDYSEVKFLNLENDEPRMGFTGFRILSKLGGEYAAFSETMVFQGASYFRALAQDQHYGLSARGLGINTSLEGKEEFPDYTQFWLEKPKADAKTFTFCALLDSPSTTGASRFVLTSGSHTDMEVETQLYPRQDMAQIAVAPLTSMFFHGENSTHRYGDYRPEVHDSDGLLVQQADQGWLWQPLAEVPYFNVGTIPSKQLKGFGLMQRDRDFNNYQDLEAWYHARPSVWVEPLEDWGSGQVKLMRLHTESDTTDNIVAFWQSDAGMQFKHLHYRLSWRSTDPEAHKLGKVTATRVTNKAVDSMPGHNNRIRFIIDFNQLPPLKEPPTANITINGKAQAKPMVVQENPYVKGWRVIAVLFPDSCAEPINLSVQLTSGGNPLTETWSYPVPQDLCVAP; encoded by the coding sequence ATGAAATCAATTTTTTATGTTATTACTTGGCTTTGCCTGATCTACATAGGTGGGTATCAAGCACCCTTACGGGCAGAGGATACCGGCTGTTTTTCCTATGTTAAACAATTAGCTGAACAACGGTCAGCCCAAGCTTTTGTAAAAACGCCCATGATGCAAGTGGATACGGGTCGGATTACCTATGACCATTACCAACACATCAAGTTCCGGCATAATAAAACCTTTTGGCGTGCTGAAAATCTACCCTTTCAGCTAGAGTTTATGCATCCGGGTATGCATTATATTCAACCTATTGAATTATTCACCTGGGAAAATGGGCAGGCGCACCCCATCAAATTTTCTAAAGATTATTACGACTATTCTGAAGTTAAGTTCTTAAACCTAGAAAATGATGAGCCCCGTATGGGTTTTACAGGCTTTAGAATCTTAAGCAAACTAGGTGGCGAATATGCTGCTTTTAGCGAAACCATGGTATTTCAAGGTGCGAGTTATTTTCGTGCCCTAGCACAAGATCAGCATTATGGCTTATCAGCACGAGGCTTAGGCATTAATACGTCATTGGAAGGCAAAGAAGAGTTTCCAGACTACACACAATTTTGGTTAGAAAAACCTAAGGCGGATGCCAAAACTTTTACCTTTTGTGCTCTGTTAGATTCACCCTCTACAACTGGCGCGAGCCGTTTTGTATTAACGTCGGGGAGTCATACGGATATGGAAGTGGAGACTCAATTATATCCACGGCAAGATATGGCGCAGATTGCTGTTGCTCCATTGACAAGTATGTTTTTTCATGGGGAAAACTCTACCCATCGTTATGGGGATTATCGCCCAGAAGTGCATGATTCTGACGGTTTATTAGTGCAACAAGCAGATCAAGGCTGGCTATGGCAACCTTTAGCCGAAGTACCGTATTTTAATGTAGGCACAATACCCAGTAAGCAGCTAAAAGGCTTTGGGTTAATGCAGCGTGACCGAGATTTTAATAATTATCAGGACTTGGAAGCGTGGTATCATGCACGTCCGAGTGTGTGGGTAGAGCCTCTTGAAGATTGGGGCAGTGGTCAAGTTAAACTGATGCGGTTACACACAGAATCCGACACCACTGATAATATTGTGGCGTTTTGGCAAAGCGATGCAGGTATGCAGTTTAAGCATTTGCATTATCGGCTTTCATGGCGTTCAACCGATCCGGAAGCTCATAAGCTGGGCAAAGTTACAGCGACTCGTGTCACTAATAAAGCTGTGGATTCAATGCCGGGGCATAATAACCGCATTCGTTTTATTATTGACTTTAATCAGTTGCCCCCATTGAAAGAACCACCTACTGCCAATATAACCATTAATGGCAAAGCTCAAGCCAAGCCTATGGTAGTACAAGAAAATCCTTATGTGAAAGGATGGCGTGTGATTGCGGTCTTATTCCCTGATAGTTGCGCAGAGCCGATTAATTTGTCTGTACAACTGACGAGTGGGGGAAACCCTTTGACAGAAACGTGGTCTTATCCAGTGCCGCAAGATTTGTGCGTTGCACCATAA
- the ubiE gene encoding bifunctional demethylmenaquinone methyltransferase/2-methoxy-6-polyprenyl-1,4-benzoquinol methylase UbiE — translation MTEKEQTTHFGFQQVPVKEKASRVAGVFHSVADKYDVMNDVMSFGIHRLWKRLTIDAAGAKQGSRILDLAGGTGDLAGKFARIVGETGQVILSDINSSMLENGRERLTDAGIGGNVRYVQANAEYLPFADNYFDIITIAFGLRNVTDKDAALRSMLRVLKPGGRLLVLEFSKPNDLLAPVYDQYSFKFLPLMGKLVANDAESYRYLAESIRMHPDQATLKAMMETAGFERVTYTNMTGGIVALHKGYKF, via the coding sequence ATGACAGAAAAGGAACAGACAACCCACTTTGGATTTCAGCAAGTCCCTGTTAAGGAGAAAGCTAGTCGAGTGGCTGGGGTATTTCATTCAGTAGCCGACAAGTACGATGTTATGAACGATGTAATGTCATTCGGCATTCATCGCCTGTGGAAACGCTTAACGATTGATGCAGCGGGTGCGAAACAAGGTAGCCGAATTTTAGATCTAGCGGGTGGCACAGGGGATTTAGCGGGAAAATTTGCCCGAATTGTGGGTGAAACTGGACAAGTTATTTTGTCGGATATTAATTCGTCTATGTTAGAAAATGGTCGCGAACGCCTGACGGATGCAGGCATTGGAGGCAATGTACGTTATGTGCAAGCAAATGCGGAGTACCTACCATTTGCCGATAATTATTTCGATATAATTACCATCGCATTCGGTTTACGTAATGTAACGGATAAAGACGCTGCTTTACGTTCAATGTTGCGTGTCTTAAAACCGGGTGGGCGTTTATTAGTCTTGGAATTTTCTAAACCTAACGATTTGCTTGCGCCAGTTTATGATCAATATTCGTTTAAGTTTTTACCGTTAATGGGTAAGTTAGTGGCAAATGATGCGGAAAGTTATCGCTATTTGGCCGAGTCGATTCGTATGCACCCCGATCAAGCCACTTTAAAAGCCATGATGGAAACGGCAGGCTTTGAACGAGTGACTTACACCAATATGACCGGCGGTATTGTAGCCTTACATAAAGGCTACAAATTCTAA
- the opgC gene encoding OpgC domain-containing protein → MKRDLSLDILRGLMLIIMAADHFGEPVFQHIYEFAGYISAAEGFVFLSGLLVALVYGRYYHAHHWQLEQKIWHRAGVIYFYHLVVLLGVFIFTTLTKIYTGAYWHSFAEAMQANPIPALLSGIVLVYQPSMLDILPMYVVLMLLAPISLRLMQRYKTTGMTIVLATSLMIWALPHIGIGNLAWLPKALTVQVGAFNWLAWQLIFVSGMVIGFIRLERKGKPWQPKISLMLLSLLVISFLYLQRHGYIHAEGYIVLQWLQTYSHIARDNLGWLRLVNVLAMIYFISGFIALTRDWQWVKPLQKFKQWLAFLGQHSLQVFAYHLVVLYFYIPFRWGAWAITDPQKWFALVLFLVSLTLPAWLHARYQAQQKAKRTQAKAITLIPNISAMPCAAAGA, encoded by the coding sequence ATGAAGCGTGATTTATCACTGGATATTTTACGGGGCTTAATGCTGATTATTATGGCCGCTGATCATTTTGGTGAACCTGTATTTCAGCATATTTACGAGTTTGCAGGCTATATTAGTGCGGCAGAAGGCTTTGTATTTTTGTCGGGTTTATTAGTTGCGTTAGTCTATGGGCGTTATTACCACGCACATCACTGGCAACTAGAACAAAAAATCTGGCATCGCGCGGGGGTAATTTATTTTTATCACTTAGTTGTTTTACTCGGTGTCTTTATATTTACCACATTAACCAAAATCTATACAGGTGCTTATTGGCATAGCTTTGCTGAGGCAATGCAAGCCAACCCGATTCCCGCACTATTATCTGGCATCGTCTTGGTCTACCAACCTTCAATGTTAGACATTTTACCGATGTATGTAGTGCTAATGTTACTTGCGCCCATCAGTTTACGCCTAATGCAACGTTATAAAACCACCGGCATGACAATCGTGTTAGCTACCAGTTTAATGATCTGGGCCTTACCGCACATAGGTATAGGCAATTTAGCATGGTTACCTAAAGCTTTAACTGTACAAGTAGGCGCATTCAACTGGTTAGCATGGCAATTGATTTTTGTTAGCGGCATGGTCATCGGCTTTATTCGTTTAGAACGTAAAGGCAAACCTTGGCAACCTAAAATCAGCCTGATGTTATTAAGTCTACTGGTCATTAGCTTTTTATACTTGCAGCGTCATGGTTATATTCACGCCGAGGGTTATATTGTGCTTCAATGGCTACAAACTTATAGCCATATTGCGCGGGATAATTTGGGTTGGTTACGTTTGGTTAATGTGCTAGCCATGATTTATTTTATCAGTGGCTTTATTGCACTAACTCGTGATTGGCAGTGGGTTAAACCGCTGCAAAAATTTAAACAATGGTTAGCATTTTTAGGTCAACACTCGTTACAAGTGTTTGCCTATCATTTAGTAGTTTTATACTTTTATATCCCCTTCCGCTGGGGGGCGTGGGCAATTACAGATCCGCAAAAATGGTTCGCTTTGGTGCTATTTTTAGTCAGTCTGACGCTACCCGCTTGGCTACATGCACGTTATCAAGCACAGCAAAAAGCGAAACGAACCCAAGCCAAAGCGATAACACTTATCCCTAATATCAGCGCCATGCCATGCGCAGCAGCAGGTGCTTAA